From the unidentified bacterial endosymbiont genome, one window contains:
- a CDS encoding EAL domain-containing protein has protein sequence MNHSARRKMLRVVGIIMVVLLPVMLALWFAQLRAVSETSAQLRTFADLALGKTELVIQQVDLARDAAEKYTGEHCTAKHRQYMLNAVRARLFVADLIYAEGQEFRCSTLQSPDLPYVISAANFTRKPDVAIYYYRDTPFFSGYKMTYMQRGNYVVVVNPLSYSEVMSADHSLAWGIYDTVTNAFFSVSQQANIALLNSMILHREPSFQKEGRFYTIVNSDKRPIAAIVSTSDKRFYGVLYHQATLMLPLGMICSIIILLVWSRTQRELNSPGRLLQRALHKRQLCVHYQPIIDIKNNQCVGAEALLRWPGFNGQPVMSPVEFIPLAEKEGMSERITDYVVQEVFSDLGHFLAITPHLYISINLSATDFHSSRLIAMISDKARFYSVSAQQIKIEVTERGFIDVPKTTPVIQAFRQAGYEVAIDDFGTGYSNLHNLYSLNVDILKIDKSFVDTLTTNSTSHLIAEHIIEMAQSLRLNTIAEGVETAEQVSWLLKRGVQYCQGWHFAKAMPPQEFMTWQQQPSR, from the coding sequence ATGAATCATAGCGCGCGGCGCAAGATGCTCAGGGTAGTAGGGATCATCATGGTAGTTTTACTGCCGGTGATGCTCGCCCTATGGTTTGCCCAGCTAAGAGCCGTGTCGGAAACAAGTGCCCAGCTGCGTACATTCGCTGATCTGGCTTTAGGCAAAACAGAGTTGGTAATACAACAGGTTGATCTGGCGCGTGATGCTGCCGAAAAATATACGGGTGAACATTGTACTGCGAAACATCGTCAATATATGTTGAACGCTGTTCGCGCTCGCCTGTTCGTCGCCGATTTAATTTATGCAGAAGGGCAGGAATTTCGTTGTTCAACCCTACAGTCTCCGGACCTGCCTTACGTTATTTCCGCCGCAAATTTCACGCGTAAACCCGATGTCGCAATCTATTATTATCGCGATACGCCATTTTTTTCTGGCTATAAAATGACATATATGCAGCGTGGGAATTATGTTGTTGTGGTCAACCCGCTTTCATACAGTGAGGTGATGTCGGCAGATCACTCCCTGGCATGGGGCATTTACGATACAGTGACCAATGCATTTTTTTCCGTTAGCCAGCAAGCCAATATTGCTTTATTAAATTCGATGATTCTACACAGGGAACCATCATTTCAAAAAGAAGGCCGTTTCTATACGATCGTCAATTCCGATAAACGTCCTATTGCTGCCATCGTATCGACTTCTGACAAACGCTTTTATGGCGTTCTCTATCACCAGGCAACATTAATGCTGCCGCTAGGGATGATATGCAGCATCATCATTCTGCTGGTGTGGTCGCGTACCCAGCGTGAACTCAACTCCCCGGGACGTTTGCTACAACGGGCGCTACATAAACGTCAGCTTTGTGTTCACTATCAACCCATTATCGATATCAAAAATAATCAGTGCGTGGGGGCCGAGGCGCTGTTGCGCTGGCCGGGATTTAACGGACAGCCGGTGATGAGCCCAGTGGAATTTATTCCGCTGGCAGAAAAAGAGGGCATGAGTGAGCGAATAACCGATTACGTGGTGCAAGAGGTGTTCAGCGATCTTGGTCATTTCCTGGCGATCACTCCGCATCTCTATATCTCAATTAACCTGTCGGCCACCGATTTCCACTCCTCGCGCCTGATCGCCATGATTTCCGACAAAGCCCGGTTCTACAGCGTGAGCGCACAGCAAATCAAAATCGAAGTGACGGAACGGGGATTTATCGATGTGCCTAAAACGACGCCCGTCATTCAGGCTTTTCGCCAGGCTGGCTATGAAGTAGCGATTGATGATTTTGGAACAGGGTATTCCAACCTGCACAATCTCTATTCGCTGAACGTCGATATTCTCAAAATCGATAAATCCTTTGTTGATACCTTAACCACCAACAGTACCAGCCATCTTATTGCCGAGCATATCATCGAGATGGCGCAGAGCCTGCGGCTTAATACCATTGCGGAAGGCGTTGAGACGGCGGAGCAGGTGAGCTGGTTACTCAAGCGTGGCGTACAGTACTGTCAGGGATGGCACTTCGCGAAAGCAATGCCGCCGCAAGAATTTATGACCTGGCAGCAGCAACCTTCACGCTGA
- the soxS gene encoding superoxide response transcriptional regulator SoxS, producing MSHQQIIQTLIEWIDEHIDQPLNIDVVAKKSGYSKWYLQRMFRTVMHQTLGEYIRQRRLLLAAQALRSTQRPIFDIAMDLGYVSQQTFSRVFRREFDRTPSDYRHQLN from the coding sequence ATGTCGCATCAGCAAATTATTCAGACACTTATTGAATGGATTGATGAACATATCGACCAACCGTTAAACATTGATGTGGTCGCTAAAAAATCGGGCTATTCGAAATGGTACCTTCAGCGGATGTTCCGCACCGTTATGCATCAGACGCTGGGTGAGTACATACGCCAGCGCAGACTGCTGCTGGCGGCTCAGGCGCTACGCTCAACGCAACGGCCGATTTTTGATATCGCAATGGATCTCGGTTATGTGTCGCAACAAACCTTTTCCCGCGTGTTTCGCCGCGAGTTCGACCGCACGCCGAGCGATTACCGCCACCAGTTGAATTAA
- the soxR gene encoding redox-sensitive transcriptional activator SoxR, with protein sequence MEKRLPRIKALLTPGEVAKRSGVAVSALHFYESKGLIKSIRNGGNQRRYTRDVLRYVAIIKIAQRIGIPLATIGDAFGVLPEGHTLSPKEWKHLSSQWREELDRRIHTLEALRDELDGCIGCGCLSRSDCPLRNPGDRLGEQGTGARLLGEE encoded by the coding sequence ATGGAAAAGAGATTGCCGCGAATAAAAGCGCTTTTAACGCCCGGCGAAGTAGCAAAACGAAGCGGTGTGGCGGTATCAGCGCTCCATTTCTATGAAAGCAAAGGGTTAATTAAGAGCATCCGCAATGGCGGAAACCAGCGGCGCTACACGCGCGATGTCCTCCGCTATGTTGCGATTATCAAAATTGCGCAACGTATCGGTATTCCCCTGGCCACGATTGGCGATGCGTTCGGCGTGCTGCCAGAAGGGCATACGTTAAGCCCGAAAGAGTGGAAACACCTTTCGTCCCAGTGGCGTGAAGAGCTCGACAGACGCATCCATACGCTGGAGGCGCTGCGTGACGAGCTGGATGGTTGTATCGGATGCGGCTGTTTATCACGCAGCGATTGTCCATTGCGTAACCCGGGAGACAGGCTGGGCGAGCAGGGGACGGGCGCACGGCTGCTGGGGGAGGAGTGA
- a CDS encoding glutathione S-transferase family protein, which produces MLTLHHLNQSRSHRVIWALEELSLTYEIVHYQREKTMLAPESLKKVHPLGKSPVLEDNGLILAESGAILEYLQETYDPGSRLKPLEPAHKVQYRFWLHYAEGSLMPLLLMKLVFNSLGKPPVPFGIRTLGKALGQGVQKAYLNRQIEAHARFIESHLSRNSWFAGDSLSMADIQMSFPIFALLTRGGIDNLPHTQAWKEKVESSPGWRRTLEQGGPLSLPG; this is translated from the coding sequence ATGCTCACGTTACACCACCTTAACCAGTCGCGATCGCACCGGGTTATTTGGGCACTGGAAGAGCTTTCCCTTACCTATGAAATAGTTCACTATCAGCGTGAAAAAACCATGCTTGCCCCTGAATCCCTGAAAAAAGTGCATCCATTAGGAAAATCGCCGGTTCTTGAAGACAACGGGCTGATCCTCGCGGAGTCGGGAGCAATTCTGGAATATCTTCAGGAAACCTACGATCCAGGTTCACGGCTAAAACCGTTAGAGCCCGCCCATAAGGTGCAGTACCGCTTCTGGTTGCATTACGCAGAAGGTTCACTGATGCCGCTGCTGTTAATGAAGCTGGTGTTCAACAGTCTGGGCAAGCCCCCCGTTCCCTTTGGTATCAGAACGCTGGGTAAAGCGCTCGGGCAGGGCGTACAAAAGGCCTATCTCAACCGGCAGATCGAGGCACATGCACGTTTTATCGAATCACATCTTTCACGAAACAGCTGGTTCGCCGGTGATTCACTCAGCATGGCTGACATTCAGATGAGTTTTCCGATATTTGCGCTACTGACCCGTGGCGGTATCGATAATTTGCCGCATACCCAGGCCTGGAAGGAAAAGGTTGAGAGCAGTCCGGGCTGGCGGAGAACGCTCGAACAGGGCGGGCCGTTAAGTCTCCCCGGGTAA
- the ghxP gene encoding guanine/hypoxanthine transporter GhxP, giving the protein MSTPSARNGGSLDAMFKISARGSTVRQEVVAGLTTFLAMVYSVIVVPGMLGKAGFPPAAVFVATCLVAGVGSIVMGLWANLPLAIGCAISLTAFTAFSLVLGQHISVPVALGAVFLMGVLFTIISATGIRSWILRNLPQGVAHGTGIGIGLFLLLIAANGVGLVVKNPLDGLPVALGHFASFPVIMSLIGLAVIIGLEKLKVPGGILLTIIGISLVGLIFDPGVHFSGIFAMPSLSDDQGNSLIGSLDIMGALNPVILPSVLALVMTAVFDATGTIRAVAGQANLLDKDGQIIDGGKALTTDSLSSVFSGLVGAAPAAVYIESAAGTAAGGKTGLTAITVGVLFLLILFLSPLSYLVPAYATAPALMYVGLLMLSNVAKIDFADFVDAMSGLITAVFIVLTCNIVTGIMIGFASLVIGRLVSGEWRKLNIGTVIIAIALVAFYAGGWAI; this is encoded by the coding sequence ATGTCTACGCCATCTGCGCGTAATGGCGGTTCACTTGACGCCATGTTTAAAATTTCTGCTCGCGGTAGCACCGTGCGCCAGGAGGTTGTTGCTGGTCTGACAACGTTTCTGGCGATGGTCTACTCCGTCATTGTTGTGCCAGGCATGCTGGGCAAGGCGGGCTTCCCGCCTGCCGCCGTCTTTGTTGCCACCTGCCTGGTGGCGGGTGTTGGTTCCATCGTGATGGGCCTGTGGGCGAACCTGCCGCTGGCGATTGGCTGTGCCATCTCCCTGACTGCCTTTACCGCTTTCAGCCTGGTGCTGGGTCAGCACATCAGCGTACCGGTCGCCCTTGGTGCCGTGTTCCTGATGGGGGTGCTGTTCACCATTATTTCTGCGACCGGCATACGTAGCTGGATTTTACGCAACCTGCCGCAGGGCGTGGCGCACGGTACCGGTATTGGTATCGGCCTGTTTCTGCTGCTGATTGCTGCCAATGGCGTTGGTCTGGTGGTGAAGAACCCGCTGGACGGCCTGCCGGTTGCGCTGGGCCATTTCGCCAGCTTCCCGGTCATTATGTCCCTGATCGGTCTGGCGGTGATTATCGGCCTGGAAAAACTGAAAGTGCCGGGCGGTATCCTGCTGACCATCATCGGTATATCCCTTGTCGGCCTCATTTTCGATCCTGGCGTGCATTTTTCCGGTATTTTCGCTATGCCATCGCTGAGCGATGATCAGGGCAACTCCCTGATTGGCAGTCTGGATATCATGGGCGCCCTGAACCCGGTCATCCTGCCAAGCGTGCTGGCGCTGGTGATGACCGCAGTGTTTGATGCTACCGGGACTATCCGCGCGGTAGCCGGCCAGGCAAATCTGCTGGATAAAGACGGTCAGATTATCGATGGCGGCAAAGCGCTGACCACCGACTCCCTGAGCAGCGTCTTCTCAGGCCTGGTGGGGGCTGCCCCGGCGGCAGTGTACATTGAATCCGCAGCGGGTACGGCGGCAGGCGGCAAAACCGGCCTGACGGCGATCACCGTAGGGGTGCTGTTCCTGCTGATTTTGTTCCTCTCACCGCTCTCTTACCTCGTGCCAGCTTACGCCACTGCGCCAGCGCTGATGTACGTCGGCCTGCTGATGCTGAGCAACGTGGCGAAAATCGACTTTGCTGACTTTGTTGATGCCATGTCTGGCCTGATCACCGCAGTATTTATCGTGCTGACCTGTAACATCGTTACCGGCATCATGATCGGTTTTGCGTCGCTGGTGATCGGTCGTCTGGTCTCCGGTGAGTGGCGCAAACTCAACATCGGCACGGTGATTATCGCTATCGCGCTGGTGGCGTTCTACGCGGGCGGCTGGGCAATTTAA
- a CDS encoding Na+/H+ antiporter, whose product MEIFFTILIMTLVVSLSGVVTRVLPFQLPLPLMQIAIGALLAWPTFGLHVEFDPELFLVLFIPPLLFADGWKTPTREFLEHGREIFGLALALVVVTVVGIGFLIYWAVPGIPLIPAFALAAVLSPTDAVALSGIVGEGRIPKKIMGILQGEALMNDASGLVALKFAVAVAMGTMVFTVGGATLEFFKVAIGGILAGFVVSWLYGRSLGFLSRWGGDEPATQIVLLFLLPFASYLIAEHIGVSGILAAVAAGMTITRAGVMRRAPLAMRLRANSTWAMLEFVFNGMVFLLLGLQLPGILESSLVAAEADPNVETWMLFTDIVLIYLALMLVRFGWLWTMKKFSMRFLTKKPMEFGSWTTRELLIASFAGVRGAITLAGVLSIPLLLPTGDVFPARYELVFLAAGVILFSLFVGVVMLPILLQHIEVGDHTQQQKEERIARAATAEVAIVAIQKMEERLAADAEENIDNQLLTEVSSRVIGNLRRRADGRNDAESSMLAENLERRFRLAALRSERAELYHLRATRQISNETLQKLLHDLDLLEALLIENQ is encoded by the coding sequence ATGGAAATTTTCTTCACAATACTCATCATGACCCTTGTGGTCTCGCTATCCGGGGTAGTCACACGCGTACTGCCCTTCCAGTTACCCCTCCCATTAATGCAAATTGCCATCGGCGCGCTGCTGGCGTGGCCCACGTTTGGCCTGCACGTTGAGTTCGACCCGGAACTGTTCCTCGTGCTGTTCATCCCGCCGCTGCTGTTTGCCGATGGCTGGAAAACGCCGACGCGCGAATTCCTGGAGCATGGCCGGGAGATCTTCGGCCTCGCGCTGGCGCTCGTTGTGGTGACGGTGGTCGGGATTGGTTTCCTGATCTACTGGGCGGTGCCGGGCATACCGTTGATTCCGGCCTTTGCGCTGGCCGCCGTGCTCTCTCCAACCGATGCCGTGGCGCTGTCTGGCATTGTGGGGGAAGGCCGCATTCCGAAGAAAATCATGGGCATTTTGCAGGGAGAGGCGCTAATGAATGACGCTTCTGGCCTGGTCGCCCTGAAGTTTGCCGTCGCGGTCGCGATGGGGACGATGGTCTTTACCGTTGGGGGGGCCACCCTGGAATTCTTCAAGGTGGCGATTGGCGGTATCCTGGCGGGCTTCGTGGTGAGCTGGCTGTACGGTCGTTCACTGGGTTTCCTGAGCCGCTGGGGCGGCGATGAACCGGCGACGCAGATCGTTCTGCTGTTCTTGCTGCCGTTTGCTTCTTATCTGATTGCCGAACATATTGGCGTGTCTGGCATTCTGGCGGCGGTTGCGGCCGGTATGACTATCACCCGTGCGGGCGTGATGCGCCGTGCGCCGTTGGCGATGCGCCTGCGTGCGAACAGTACCTGGGCAATGCTGGAGTTTGTGTTTAACGGCATGGTATTCCTGCTGTTGGGCCTGCAGTTGCCGGGTATTCTGGAGTCCTCGCTGGTGGCGGCCGAAGCCGACCCGAACGTCGAAACCTGGATGCTATTCACCGATATTGTCTTGATCTACCTGGCGCTGATGCTGGTGCGTTTTGGCTGGTTGTGGACGATGAAGAAATTCAGCATGCGCTTCCTGACGAAAAAGCCGATGGAGTTCGGTTCGTGGACAACGCGTGAGCTATTGATTGCTTCCTTCGCCGGGGTTCGTGGGGCGATCACCCTCGCGGGTGTGCTCTCCATTCCGCTATTGTTACCGACAGGCGATGTCTTCCCGGCCCGTTATGAGCTGGTATTCCTGGCGGCAGGCGTAATTCTGTTCTCGTTGTTTGTCGGTGTGGTGATGCTCCCTATTTTGCTGCAGCACATTGAGGTGGGCGACCACACGCAGCAGCAGAAGGAAGAACGCATAGCACGTGCCGCTACCGCTGAAGTGGCGATTGTGGCGATCCAGAAGATGGAGGAACGGCTTGCCGCTGATGCTGAAGAGAATATTGATAATCAGCTACTTACGGAAGTCAGTTCGCGCGTAATTGGTAATTTGCGTCGTCGTGCGGACGGGCGCAATGATGCTGAAAGTTCGATGCTCGCAGAAAACCTGGAGCGCCGGTTCCGCCTGGCAGCGCTACGTTCAGAACGTGCTGAGCTGTATCACCTGCGTGCGACGCGCCAGATAAGCAATGAGACCCTGCAAAAACTGCTACACGATTTGGATTTGCTGGAAGCCTTGTTGATTGAGAACCAGTAA
- a CDS encoding LysR family transcriptional regulator codes for MDIRTLRYFVEVVRQQSFTRAAEKLFVTQPTISKMLKNLEDELNCTLLIRDGRKLLLTDTGRVVFERGLAILAEFRQLESELGDINHLTKGILRLGIPPMVGMMMAGPISLFRQRYPGVELKISEFGGLTVQQAVTNGELDVAMTALPVEEESGLAALPLFSHPLCVLVPRSGDWLTVDSVKPDRLGEHPLLIYNEDFALSRQLMALFNHHNVKPRVAVRSGQWDFLAAMVQAGVGIAILPQPICERLDKNTLRWIPLESPLHWQLGMIWRKGVYLSHSAQAWLKCCEGFSFPSPWTLPQG; via the coding sequence ATGGACATAAGAACGTTGCGCTATTTTGTCGAGGTGGTTCGTCAGCAGAGTTTTACCCGCGCAGCGGAGAAGTTGTTTGTAACGCAACCGACCATCAGCAAGATGCTGAAAAACCTCGAAGATGAGCTCAACTGTACTCTGTTGATCCGCGACGGGCGTAAGCTTTTACTGACCGATACCGGACGCGTGGTCTTTGAACGTGGGCTGGCTATTCTTGCAGAGTTCCGTCAGCTGGAATCCGAGCTTGGCGACATTAATCACCTGACAAAAGGCATATTGCGCCTGGGCATCCCGCCGATGGTGGGAATGATGATGGCCGGGCCGATTAGCCTCTTTCGCCAGCGCTATCCCGGCGTTGAGCTGAAGATTTCCGAGTTTGGCGGCTTAACCGTGCAACAGGCCGTTACCAACGGCGAGCTGGACGTCGCCATGACGGCGCTCCCGGTGGAAGAAGAGAGCGGCCTGGCGGCTCTGCCGCTCTTTAGCCACCCGCTTTGTGTGCTGGTGCCGCGTTCCGGCGACTGGCTGACTGTAGACTCGGTAAAACCCGACCGGCTCGGCGAGCACCCTTTACTGATTTACAACGAAGATTTCGCGCTGAGCCGCCAGCTGATGGCGCTGTTTAATCACCATAACGTAAAGCCACGTGTTGCCGTGCGCAGCGGACAATGGGATTTTCTCGCGGCGATGGTGCAGGCGGGCGTGGGGATTGCCATTCTGCCTCAGCCGATTTGTGAACGGCTGGATAAAAATACCTTGCGCTGGATCCCGCTGGAGAGCCCGCTGCACTGGCAGTTAGGTATGATTTGGCGGAAAGGGGTTTACCTGTCGCACAGCGCGCAGGCGTGGTTGAAATGTTGTGAGGGGTTTAGTTTCCCCTCACCCTGGACCTTACCGCAGGGGTGA
- a CDS encoding CidA/LrgA family protein → MAVALGRVTPAVVQRLQVPVQVLLYAGLFVFAQYLVGWLHLPLPANLVGMVLMLALILCRVIPLNWVRAGARWLLAEMLLFFVPAVVAVVNYAQLLMADGWRIFAVIALSTLMVLGATAWVVDKVYRYEISRQKHDSFSD, encoded by the coding sequence ATGGCCGTGGCGTTAGGTCGTGTTACGCCTGCCGTTGTGCAACGACTTCAGGTACCCGTCCAGGTCCTGCTTTATGCGGGACTGTTTGTTTTCGCGCAATATCTTGTCGGCTGGCTGCATTTGCCGCTGCCTGCCAACCTGGTGGGCATGGTGCTGATGCTGGCCCTTATCCTCTGTCGCGTTATTCCCCTGAATTGGGTACGCGCGGGGGCGCGCTGGCTGCTGGCGGAGATGCTATTGTTTTTCGTTCCGGCGGTGGTCGCGGTAGTGAATTATGCGCAACTACTGATGGCGGATGGGTGGCGTATCTTCGCGGTCATTGCGCTCAGCACGCTGATGGTCCTCGGGGCAACCGCCTGGGTGGTGGATAAAGTCTATCGGTATGAAATCAGCAGGCAAAAGCATGACTCATTTTCAGATTAG
- a CDS encoding LrgB family protein, producing the protein MTHFQISVLCLVATLAIYFANKRLYRRFHTLPLMPLVFTPLLLVLMLIFGHISWQNYMGESHWLLWLLWLLWLLGPATIAFAVPVYDNLVIIKRHWMSLSAGVVTATVVAVCSSVWLARLFTLSDEIQRSLAVRSVTTPFALAAAKPLGGQPDLVALFVVVTGVFGMAVGDMLFLRLSIREGMAKGAGFGAASHGAGTARSYELGQQEGVVASLVMMLSGVVMVLVAPLVAWVMF; encoded by the coding sequence ATGACTCATTTTCAGATTAGCGTTCTGTGCCTGGTTGCCACCCTGGCTATCTACTTTGCTAACAAGCGTCTGTATCGCCGTTTTCATACGTTACCGCTCATGCCGCTGGTCTTCACCCCGCTCCTGCTGGTGTTGATGCTGATTTTCGGCCATATCTCCTGGCAAAACTATATGGGTGAATCTCACTGGCTGCTGTGGCTGCTGTGGCTGCTGTGGCTGCTCGGCCCGGCAACGATTGCGTTTGCGGTGCCCGTTTATGACAATCTCGTAATTATCAAACGACACTGGATGTCGCTGAGCGCTGGCGTCGTTACCGCCACGGTGGTGGCGGTGTGCAGTTCTGTCTGGCTGGCGCGCTTGTTTACTCTTTCTGATGAAATTCAGCGCAGCCTGGCCGTGCGTTCGGTGACCACGCCGTTTGCGCTGGCGGCGGCCAAACCGCTTGGCGGCCAGCCGGACCTGGTGGCATTGTTCGTGGTGGTGACGGGGGTTTTCGGCATGGCGGTGGGCGATATGCTGTTTCTGCGCTTATCGATCCGCGAAGGGATGGCGAAAGGGGCTGGATTTGGCGCGGCATCGCACGGTGCGGGCACGGCACGATCTTATGAACTCGGTCAGCAGGAAGGGGTTGTGGCAAGCCTGGTGATGATGCTGTCGGGCGTGGTAATGGTGCTGGTTGCGCCGCTGGTGGCGTGGGTGATGTTTTAA
- the actP gene encoding cation/acetate symporter ActP gives MKRVLTALAAILPFAANAADAITGEVQRQPTNWQAIIMFLIFVVLTLYITYWASKRVRSRNDYYTAGGNITGFQNGLAIAGDFMSAASFLGISALVYTSGYDGLIYSLGFLVGWPIILFLIAERLRNLGRYTFADVASYRLKQGPIRMLSACGSLVVVALYLIAQMVGAGKLIELLFGLNYHVAVVLVGVLMVMYVLFGGMLATTWVQIIKAVLLLFGASFMAFMVMKHVGFSFNNLFTEAMAVHPKGEAIMSPGGLVKDPISALSLGLGLMFGTAGLPHILMRFFTVSDAREARKSVFYATGFMGYFYILTFIIGFGAIMLVGANPAFKDAAGALIGGNNMAAVHLADAVGGNLFLGFISAVAFATILAVVAGLTLAGASAVSHDLYANVFRKGASERDELRVSKITVLILGVVAILLGILFEKQNIAFMVGLAFSIAASCNFPIILLSMYWSKLTTRGAMIGGWLGLLTAVLLMILGPTIWVQILGHEKAVFPYEYPALFSIAVAFIGIWFFSATDNSPEGNLEREKFRAQFIRSQTGLGVEQGRAH, from the coding sequence ATGAAGCGAGTTCTGACGGCGCTGGCCGCCATACTGCCCTTTGCTGCCAATGCGGCCGATGCCATTACCGGCGAGGTGCAGCGCCAGCCCACTAACTGGCAGGCGATTATCATGTTCCTGATTTTCGTCGTGCTGACGCTGTACATCACGTACTGGGCGTCGAAACGCGTGCGCTCCCGTAACGATTACTACACTGCGGGCGGCAACATTACCGGTTTCCAGAACGGGCTGGCGATTGCGGGTGACTTTATGTCTGCGGCCTCGTTCCTCGGGATCTCCGCGCTGGTGTATACCTCGGGATACGATGGTCTGATCTACTCTCTCGGCTTCCTCGTCGGCTGGCCGATTATACTGTTCCTGATTGCCGAACGCCTGCGCAATCTGGGCCGTTATACCTTTGCCGACGTGGCATCCTATCGCCTGAAGCAAGGGCCGATCCGCATGCTCTCCGCCTGCGGGTCGCTGGTGGTGGTCGCACTGTATCTGATCGCACAGATGGTCGGCGCGGGTAAACTGATTGAATTGCTCTTTGGTCTGAACTACCACGTTGCGGTGGTGCTCGTGGGCGTGTTGATGGTGATGTACGTGCTATTTGGCGGCATGCTGGCGACCACCTGGGTGCAGATCATCAAAGCGGTATTGCTGCTGTTTGGAGCCAGCTTTATGGCCTTTATGGTGATGAAGCACGTCGGCTTTAGCTTTAATAATCTGTTTACCGAAGCGATGGCTGTCCACCCGAAAGGAGAGGCGATCATGAGCCCGGGCGGGCTGGTGAAAGACCCGATATCCGCACTCTCGCTCGGCCTGGGACTGATGTTTGGTACCGCGGGTCTGCCTCACATTCTGATGCGCTTCTTTACCGTGAGCGACGCGCGCGAAGCTCGTAAAAGTGTCTTCTACGCCACCGGTTTTATGGGTTACTTCTACATCCTGACCTTTATCATCGGCTTTGGCGCCATCATGCTGGTGGGCGCGAATCCGGCGTTTAAGGACGCGGCGGGCGCGCTGATTGGTGGGAATAACATGGCAGCAGTGCACCTGGCTGACGCGGTGGGCGGTAATCTGTTCCTCGGCTTTATCTCAGCCGTGGCTTTCGCCACCATCCTTGCGGTGGTCGCAGGTCTGACGCTGGCAGGGGCATCTGCGGTATCGCATGACCTGTATGCCAACGTATTCCGCAAAGGGGCAAGCGAACGTGATGAGCTGAGAGTCTCCAAAATTACCGTGCTGATACTGGGTGTGGTCGCCATTCTGCTGGGTATCCTGTTCGAGAAACAGAACATTGCCTTTATGGTGGGGCTGGCCTTCTCAATTGCGGCAAGCTGCAACTTCCCCATCATTTTGCTCTCCATGTACTGGTCAAAACTGACCACCCGTGGTGCAATGATTGGCGGCTGGCTGGGGCTACTGACAGCGGTGCTCCTGATGATCCTCGGCCCAACCATTTGGGTACAGATCCTCGGTCACGAGAAAGCTGTCTTCCCGTATGAGTACCCGGCGCTATTCTCCATCGCCGTGGCGTTTATCGGTATTTGGTTCTTCTCGGCCACCGATAACTCGCCGGAGGGTAATCTTGAGCGTGAGAAATTCCGCGCCCAGTTTATCCGCTCACAAACAGGTCTGGGCGTTGAGCAAGGCCGCGCGCACTGA
- a CDS encoding DUF485 domain-containing protein has protein sequence MNNDICQQIENSAHYRELVEKRQRFAFTLSIIMLIIYVGFILLIAFAPHWLGTPLHAGTSVTRGIPIGIGVIVISFVLTGVYVWRANGEFDRLNKAVLREVKVS, from the coding sequence ATGAATAACGATATTTGTCAGCAGATAGAGAATAGCGCGCACTACAGGGAGCTCGTCGAAAAACGGCAACGGTTTGCCTTTACCCTTTCCATCATCATGCTGATTATCTACGTCGGCTTTATTTTGCTTATTGCCTTTGCGCCGCACTGGCTCGGCACTCCGCTACACGCAGGCACCAGCGTGACGCGCGGGATCCCTATTGGTATCGGCGTGATTGTGATTTCGTTTGTGCTAACCGGGGTATATGTCTGGCGTGCGAACGGCGAATTCGATCGTCTCAATAAAGCGGTACTGCGCGAGGTAAAAGTATCATGA